One genomic region from Drosophila busckii strain San Diego stock center, stock number 13000-0081.31 chromosome 3R, ASM1175060v1, whole genome shotgun sequence encodes:
- the LOC108601435 gene encoding odorant receptor 88a-like, whose translation MVHFPLIRDANGRLKSKPNLVFGLSFLLDALYFGLNAYDILRSKYLGVASHQNVPVLSITIFFTMRGIASYIKRHDTMNFLNELDRIFPKDLETQRLYKVEQAHKEFVKRYNAVRNIVLISLNGFIWTPVLVYMVTCAGRDKSIIMDHQVLGGWLPWNLRQSHMAYPLVVLIDVVCTLSGSAFFTGFDTFFSSMQQQLVMHFDCLCRNIELLDGSYSENSNDAAELYKHIGELIRNHQHLNSLCDQFNDIFKAAIFTTHLVVATTICCHLYLITETQDVLLIIKYILPTLVLVGFTFEICMRSTQLHEASLRVNSTIYEQNWYQGTKKYRKLMLIWLRYAEIPKEINAYGLIEVNMMHFTDMMQLAYRLFTFLKSN comes from the exons ATGGTACATTTTCCGCTAATACGCGATGCTAATGGACGTTTAAAAAGTAAACCCAATTTGGTATTCGGCTTATCCTTTTTGCTGGATGCATTATATTTTGGCTTGAATGCATACGATATTCTAAGATCCAAATACTTGGGAGTGGCTTCACATCAGAATGTGCCCGTTTTAAGCATCACAATATTCTTTACCATGCGTGGCATTGCAAGCTATATAAAACGACATGATACTATGAATTTTCTGAACGAACTGGATAGGATATTTCCCAAAGATTTGGAGACACAAAGGTTATATAAAGTGGAGCAGGCGCATAAAGAATTTGTTAAGCGCTACAATGCTGTGCGCAATATTGTGCTCATATCACTTAATGGTTTCATCTGGACACCTGTACTGGTTTATATGGTAACCTGTGCAGGTCGCGATAAGTCCATAATCATGGATCATCAAGTGCTTGGCGGCTGGCTGCCTTGGAATTTGAGACAAAGCCACATGGCTTATCCTTTGGTCGTGCTCATTGACGTTGTCTGCACTCTATCGGGCTCTGCCTTCTTCACTGGCTTCGATACCTTCTTCAGTTcgatgcagcaacagcttgttATGCACTTTGATTGTCTCTGCCGTAACATAGAGCTGCTAGATGGCAGCTACAGTGAGAACTCCAATGATGCAGCTGAACTCTATAAACATATTGGTGAATTAATACGCAACCATCAGCATTTGAACTCGCTCTGCGATCAGTTTAatgatatatttaaagcagctaTATTTACTACACATCTGGTGGTTGCCACTACGATTTGTTgtcatttatatttgattacGGAAACACAGGATGTGCTGctgattattaaatatatattgcctACATTGGTATTGGTGGGTTTCACCTTTGAGATTTGCATGCGTTCCACGCAATTACATGAAGCT TCTCTACGCGTAAATTCTACAATTTACGAACAAAATTGGTATCAGGGCACCAAGAAATATCGCAAGCTTATGCTTATCTGGCTTAGATATGCAGAAATACCTAAGGAAATCAATGCCTATGGTCTAATTGAAGTCAATATGATGCACTTTACAGAT ATGATGCAGTTGGCCTACAGACTCTTTACGTTTCTTAAGTCAAACTAA